The genomic DNA AGCCCCTGCTCTCCCCGATCCCCACTCTGCTCCACGGGAATGCAGTGCCCCTATTCCCCCAATAAAATGAGGTCATGCTTTTTGGTTCTTGTTCTGGGAACAAAAATTCCTAGGCATGGCTCTGAATAAGCATTGGATTTTCATCATTTTGATTGACTTTTGTCAGTTTGTCAGGTTCCTCTGTCTTCAAAAGACATTCAGTTCAATTTACACTTTTTCAGTAACCCAAATATGCATAGGCTTACTCATCCCTAGAATGGGATAACAGCTCTTTCCAAGGGGGATTGCCCACACCTCTCAAAGGAAGAGTCCATTCCTATCCTACCAGTATCAGGATTGGATGAGAACTCATTGGAGGACAGTTTGATGTTAAAATAGATGATCATGATTACCAACTAAGCAGAATACTGAACGTAAGTCTGGACTTTTGGAATCATCTGGTCCTActcactaatttttaaaaatgaagaaactgaagcacagcgaagttaagtgatttgttcaaaataACTCAAGTAGTAAGGAAAAGAAGTGATATTTGAACACAAATCTCTTCTCACTACAAATTCACTGCTTCTCCCATTGTACCGCACAACTTTTTAGTCTACTAAGATTTGAAAACAATCCTCCCCATATTTACCCCTCTTTTGGGGACTTTTACCACACAGCTCCACTTCGGTTTCCAACTGGTTCCCCAAGAGCTCCACGAGGGGCATACTCCAGACAGTTGACCCCTGTGAGTTGGGGGCCACATGTCACTTGGTAATGGAACTTTAGGGCACCACGTTGGAAGTGGCATTGCTCCCACTGTCCTCCTACCATTGGCTGATAGTCACAAGAGCCCAGAAACTCATCATTAAAGAGGTCTTTATCCCATACCTGTACTCTCAAGGGTGCATCCATCACCAGCTGTACAGTCCCAAAGTCCATCTTTGTGTCCCACTTAGGATTGTTGCTGTTCCATATCACAGGTGTCCTCAGCTCCTTGTTTCCAAAGAAGGCCTTGATATAGGCATCAGTTGGGGTGAAGATATCTCCCCGCAGTTGGATGGCACTGAAGCTGCTCACCTCCAGATGGGCCAGTCCCCTCTCCCTGGGACAGCAGTCACCATTGGTGAAGATGGATGCCTGGCACACACATTGGCATAGGTCTCTGGAGTTTTTCTTCTGCCCTGGTGGGCAGGGTTTGTTACAATCCTGCCACCGGGCTCTGCTGTTCACATAATGGCTCACAGCCTGTTTTAATTCCTCTCTCCAGGGATTCTTAGATTCCAGTAGAAAATGTAGGGGCTCCAGGGCATAGGACACCAGTCCAGGCTTACTAGAAAGTGATTTTGTCCATTCTGAGAACTTTGTAGACCCATCTTGATCTGAGAAAAGCAGTTCAGATGATCCCCCTTTCAAGACCCCTCCCTCTACCTCCACTTTGCGCTCACTGTAGGTGTTGTGGAAGGAGACCTTGATGTTGTGTTTCTTCTTATCTTCCTCACATTTCTTGATTTCTGATGTGGGAACAGCAACACCCACAGTCACGGCTGCCTCCACTTGGAGGCAGGCACTCACCTCATTGGACTTGAGCCCATCTAGAGCCAACTCACATGTACGAAGGGCAGTAATATCTGTGGCCCGACCCCCCAACTCCACTGACTTGAGAAAGTGGGTGCCATAATTGTTGATGAACTGATAATAGTCAGCACTAGTGGAGGTGTTGAATTTGTGGGGCAGAGACTTGAGAGCTTGAAGGAACTCTTGAGTCAAGGGGGGTCGCCGTACTAGATGAAATCTGTGAGTGAAAAGGAAAGCCATCATAGACTCTTAGAGATAGACATGAGCTGTGGATTGTTTAAATATAATCTTATAGATCTAGAACCAAAAAGGGATCTTAATAGTCATCAAATATAATTTTGGttccttttttaaagatgaggaaattgagatgcaGAGTGGAGAAATGTTTAATTATGTGATAATTGAaaaagtcaagattcaaactTGGGTCTTCAATTCCAGCTTCAGATGTCTTTCTACTAGTTCCATGCTTAGGTGTCTTCTATTCCCACGATCTTTATTCTCCTCTGATATGGACCAAATAGCACTGGATTTAGAGCAGACATCGGGAAAGTTATTTCTTTCCCTCTGAGCCTccctttcctcatttattaaagaaTGAGACTGTACTAGATCATCTCTAAGCCTCCTTACAACTCTGCCCCCAAATGGTCATTTGGCTCCTGTTGGGTCATGTTAAGTGTTGGGGAACTCATGATTTCTTCATGTAACTTACCCCACTTTTGAGTAGTTCTAGTTGTTaggagggttttgtttttgttttggttgtaTATTGAGATGACACCACTTTCCTATTACTTGTCTGACTCTACTTTTCAAGGTTTTTCATGTGGCTTAAAGTTGAACAaacctattttctctttttttatgattttcatatGAATCTGCAAATACTTGATGATGGTGACA from Macrotis lagotis isolate mMagLag1 chromosome 4, bilby.v1.9.chrom.fasta, whole genome shotgun sequence includes the following:
- the LOC141520702 gene encoding perforin-1-like, whose amino-acid sequence is MMWPSSASLLIFFIFHMVLQLSRPTAAHCQTATQEECHHQKGFVPGWDLAGEGMDVTTLRRTGYFPVDTHKFQHPDGTCTLCYNDLQEGQLQRLPLAITDWHTQGTMCERNIVKTEASSVVEVATEMSKKIQNDWKQGLKIRPKPGINIKMSVAASHSKEVDFAAGKAKQDKYSFTIDTVQCGHYRFHLVRRPPLTQEFLQALKSLPHKFNTSTSADYYQFINNYGTHFLKSVELGGRATDITALRTCELALDGLKSNEVSACLQVEAAVTVGVAVPTSEIKKCEEDKKKHNIKVSFHNTYSERKVEVEGGVLKGGSSELLFSDQDGSTKFSEWTKSLSSKPGLVSYALEPLHFLLESKNPWREELKQAVSHYVNSRARWQDCNKPCPPGQKKNSRDLCQCVCQASIFTNGDCCPRERGLAHLEVSSFSAIQLRGDIFTPTDAYIKAFFGNKELRTPVIWNSNNPKWDTKMDFGTVQLVMDAPLRVQVWDKDLFNDEFLGSCDYQPMVGGQWEQCHFQRGALKFHYQVTCGPQLTGVNCLEYAPRGALGEPVGNRSGAVW